One part of the Sorangiineae bacterium MSr11954 genome encodes these proteins:
- a CDS encoding TolC family protein, which yields MRQSVRVRSTLALSAIVALATWAPTSYAQQPSKRPPKTPAAQPAAPTTPAPPLNTPLEVPPPPTVNDPMLAPVPPAAKNVGSWEQALDMVRARSTDLRIAFDQVKAAEAQSRVALGSALPTLQGTGAATYNFLTKDQQQIAGLDVTGGTITPRFQSVESPTRGPFLTGSLVAAVPLLSPRAWYGIGTAHATEDFARLSVEDAKRTIALNVANSLIGVVTAERVAELNRIGFRSALERLELAQRRKQLGAATGLDVVRAQQDVESARATLVTGDESLRKTREALGLALGTGEPIGVEPSISLDGIEKSAGTACKPAGSIEERADIAAARQNVVRTERTITDAKYQYSPTITAQSTLSATSVDSNQQNPTWNIQAILSVPFYDGGIRDGQRRAAYAATDQAEQQLVAKRRAAEVDVARARRQVSVATDSRKVAADARQLAAELDRLTRAQYIEGEGTSLDLVIAGSGLRNADVNLALRDFELVQARIVSLLALANCPF from the coding sequence ATGCGACAGTCCGTACGCGTCCGCTCCACTCTTGCTCTTTCTGCAATCGTTGCATTGGCCACATGGGCGCCGACCTCGTACGCCCAGCAGCCCTCGAAGCGCCCGCCGAAGACGCCGGCGGCGCAGCCTGCCGCACCGACCACCCCCGCGCCGCCCCTCAACACGCCGCTCGAGGTCCCGCCGCCGCCGACGGTGAACGATCCGATGCTCGCGCCGGTGCCCCCGGCGGCGAAGAACGTGGGAAGCTGGGAGCAGGCGCTGGACATGGTGCGCGCGCGCTCGACCGATCTTCGCATCGCGTTCGACCAGGTGAAGGCCGCCGAGGCGCAGTCGCGCGTGGCGCTGGGGAGCGCGCTGCCGACGCTCCAAGGCACCGGCGCCGCGACCTACAACTTTTTGACGAAGGACCAGCAGCAGATCGCGGGCCTCGACGTGACGGGAGGCACCATCACGCCGCGCTTTCAGTCGGTGGAGAGCCCCACGCGGGGACCGTTCCTCACGGGGAGCTTGGTGGCCGCGGTGCCGCTGCTCTCGCCGCGCGCGTGGTATGGCATCGGGACGGCCCACGCGACCGAAGACTTCGCGCGCCTCTCGGTCGAAGACGCCAAGCGCACGATCGCGCTCAACGTGGCCAACTCGCTCATCGGCGTGGTCACCGCCGAGCGGGTGGCGGAGCTGAATCGCATCGGCTTCCGCAGCGCGCTGGAGCGCCTGGAGCTCGCGCAGCGGCGAAAGCAGCTCGGCGCCGCCACGGGCCTCGACGTGGTCCGCGCGCAACAGGACGTAGAGTCCGCGCGCGCCACCTTGGTGACGGGCGACGAGTCGCTCCGCAAGACGCGCGAGGCGCTGGGGCTGGCGCTGGGCACCGGAGAGCCCATCGGCGTCGAGCCGTCGATCAGCCTCGATGGCATCGAGAAGAGCGCGGGCACCGCGTGCAAGCCGGCGGGCAGCATCGAAGAGCGCGCCGACATCGCGGCGGCCCGCCAGAACGTGGTCCGCACGGAGCGAACGATCACCGACGCGAAGTACCAGTACTCGCCGACCATCACCGCGCAGTCGACCTTGTCGGCCACCAGCGTCGATTCGAACCAGCAAAACCCGACCTGGAACATCCAGGCCATCCTCTCCGTCCCCTTCTACGACGGCGGGATCCGCGACGGCCAGCGCCGCGCCGCCTACGCCGCCACCGATCAGGCCGAGCAGCAGCTCGTCGCCAAGCGCCGGGCGGCCGAAGTCGACGTCGCGCGCGCGCGCCGTCAGGTCTCGGTGGCCACCGACTCCCGCAAGGTCGCGGCCGACGCGCGCCAGCTGGCCGCCGAGCTGGATCGGCTAACCCGTGCACAATACATCGAAGGCGAAGGCACCAGCCTCGATCTCGTCATCGCCGGCTCCGGGCTCCGCAACGCGGACGTGAACTTGGCGCTGCGCGACTTCGAATTGGTGCAAGCGCGCATCGTCTCGCTGCTCGCCCTGGCGAACTGCCCGTTCTGA
- a CDS encoding TolC family protein, translating into MTAFAPLARAGDLEDDEPAKKPEPAAAGAQAAAKHRTYTLAECLAMTDRNHPNLWAARARLAGFHAQLEEAKWTPFWQWTSQVTFGVLPQIGGTPYYTAAPANLLNTNFTDGLNPFIQFSINGTIPLYTFGKIEWARRAAEAQVRVGEWDVEKWRQQVRMDVRRAFYGAMLARDARYLLNDIHNRLNKAIEALQEKLDNGEAGVDEVDRIRLEVYRDQLLARAGEPDKAENFAMAALRFMTGVARDFDIPDEPLAPSDVEVRPVVSYLAAARLFRAEVNQARATISQRRASLEVARARLFPDIGLLFNMNYSTAPSVIRQDNAWVTDPFNRFTYSAALGARWSLDILPGQARVAGAEAALEEARALERNSLGGIAVEVENAYGVMLDARRREQMWAKAEHKAKGWISSVQDAIDLGTKDEKQLTEPLRVFVDSRLSHMTATMDYNLALADLARVSGWDAAAPKK; encoded by the coding sequence GTGACCGCGTTCGCGCCGCTGGCGCGCGCCGGCGATCTCGAGGACGACGAACCCGCGAAGAAGCCCGAGCCCGCGGCGGCCGGCGCGCAAGCTGCTGCCAAGCACCGCACGTACACCTTGGCCGAGTGCCTTGCGATGACCGATCGCAACCACCCGAACCTCTGGGCCGCTCGCGCCCGGCTCGCCGGCTTCCACGCGCAGCTCGAGGAGGCCAAGTGGACGCCGTTCTGGCAGTGGACCAGCCAGGTGACCTTCGGCGTCCTGCCGCAAATTGGGGGCACGCCCTATTACACGGCGGCGCCCGCCAACCTGCTCAACACGAACTTCACGGACGGCCTGAACCCGTTCATCCAGTTCTCGATCAACGGGACCATCCCGCTCTACACCTTCGGCAAAATCGAGTGGGCGCGGCGCGCCGCCGAGGCGCAGGTTCGGGTCGGGGAGTGGGACGTCGAGAAGTGGCGCCAGCAGGTGCGCATGGACGTGCGCCGGGCCTTCTACGGGGCCATGCTGGCGCGCGACGCCCGCTACCTCCTGAACGACATCCACAACAGGCTCAACAAAGCCATCGAGGCGCTGCAAGAGAAGCTCGACAACGGTGAGGCCGGGGTCGACGAGGTGGATCGCATCCGGCTCGAGGTCTACCGCGATCAGCTCCTGGCGCGCGCGGGCGAGCCCGACAAAGCCGAGAACTTCGCGATGGCGGCGCTCCGGTTCATGACCGGCGTGGCCCGCGACTTCGACATCCCCGACGAGCCTCTGGCGCCGTCGGACGTGGAGGTCCGCCCCGTCGTCTCGTACCTCGCGGCGGCGCGCCTTTTCCGCGCCGAGGTCAACCAGGCGCGCGCGACCATCTCCCAGCGTCGCGCCAGCCTCGAGGTGGCGCGGGCGCGGCTCTTTCCCGATATCGGGCTGCTCTTCAACATGAACTATTCGACCGCCCCCAGCGTCATCCGCCAGGACAACGCGTGGGTGACCGATCCGTTCAACCGCTTTACGTACTCCGCCGCCCTCGGGGCGCGCTGGTCGCTCGACATTCTGCCCGGGCAGGCCCGCGTCGCCGGCGCGGAGGCGGCGCTCGAAGAGGCGCGCGCGCTGGAGCGCAACTCGCTCGGCGGCATCGCCGTCGAGGTGGAGAACGCCTATGGCGTGATGCTCGACGCCCGCCGCCGCGAGCAAATGTGGGCCAAGGCCGAGCACAAGGCCAAAGGTTGGATCTCGAGCGTCCAAGACGCCATCGATCTGGGCACCAAAGACGAAAAACAGCTCACCGAGCCGCTGCGCGTCTTCGTCGACTCCCGTCTGAGTCATATGACGGCGACCATGGACTACAACCTGGCGCTGGCCGATCTCGCGCGCGTTTCAGGCTGGGACGCGGCGGCGCCGAAGAAATAG
- a CDS encoding sigma-54 dependent transcriptional regulator: protein MTDEPVRVLIVDDEAGLRRSLARILAARGFAVEMAEDGDRALELLESNEPEVILCDLMMPRMGGFEVLEHTKRTHPRVEVVMMTAHADVDSAVAAVKSGAYDFLTKPFASNDAVALAVTKAADHKRLVERAARLEERLVAHERFGEMVGTSPKMQAVYRLIEGVSSATSTVLILGESGTGKELVARAIHQHSARADRPFVPVNCAAIPKELVESELFGHVRGAFTGAQNARTGLFETGNSGTLFLDEVGDLPLAAQVKLLRALQDGEIKRVGSDETRFVDVRVLAATNVDLQQRIADGTFRRDLYYRLNVIPIHVPPLRERDDDVVLLTHHVLQKLARRMGRAPKRMSAEAMRAIKGHSWPGNVRELEHAVEHAFVLAQGEMIELGDLPQIGAPASAGAGGVSASLAALAALPEHGGSRESAEWRSGGEDTPVSSVGGVDLFALPYAEAKRRAMQAFDEGYVREVLDRSGGNLSAAARHAGLDRSNFRRIVKRRIPLKKAPL, encoded by the coding sequence GTGACCGACGAGCCGGTTCGCGTGCTCATCGTGGACGACGAAGCAGGGTTGCGACGCAGCCTCGCGCGCATCCTTGCAGCGCGCGGCTTCGCGGTGGAAATGGCCGAGGATGGCGACCGCGCCCTCGAGCTCTTGGAGTCGAACGAGCCCGAGGTCATCCTGTGCGACTTGATGATGCCGCGCATGGGTGGCTTCGAGGTCCTCGAGCACACCAAGCGCACGCACCCGCGGGTCGAGGTGGTGATGATGACCGCGCACGCCGACGTCGACTCGGCGGTGGCCGCGGTGAAGTCGGGCGCCTACGACTTTTTGACCAAGCCCTTCGCCTCCAACGACGCCGTGGCCCTGGCGGTCACCAAGGCCGCCGATCACAAGCGGCTGGTGGAGCGCGCCGCGCGCCTGGAGGAGCGGCTGGTCGCGCACGAGCGCTTCGGCGAAATGGTCGGCACGTCGCCCAAGATGCAAGCCGTGTATCGGCTCATCGAAGGCGTCTCGAGCGCCACGTCGACCGTGCTCATTCTCGGCGAGAGCGGCACCGGCAAGGAGCTGGTGGCCCGCGCCATCCACCAGCACTCGGCGCGGGCCGATCGCCCGTTCGTGCCCGTCAACTGCGCGGCCATCCCCAAAGAGCTGGTCGAGAGTGAGCTCTTTGGCCACGTGCGCGGCGCCTTCACGGGCGCGCAGAACGCGCGGACCGGTTTGTTCGAGACCGGGAACTCCGGCACGCTCTTCTTGGACGAGGTCGGCGATCTGCCGCTGGCCGCGCAAGTGAAGCTCTTGCGGGCGCTTCAGGACGGTGAGATCAAGCGGGTGGGCTCCGACGAGACGCGCTTCGTCGACGTGCGCGTGCTGGCGGCGACCAACGTGGATCTCCAGCAGCGCATCGCCGATGGAACCTTCCGTCGCGATCTCTATTACCGGCTCAATGTCATCCCCATCCACGTGCCCCCGCTGCGCGAGCGCGACGACGACGTGGTGCTCCTGACCCACCACGTGCTGCAAAAGCTGGCGCGCCGAATGGGCCGGGCGCCCAAGCGCATGAGCGCGGAGGCCATGCGCGCCATCAAGGGCCACTCGTGGCCGGGCAATGTGCGCGAGCTCGAGCACGCGGTGGAGCACGCGTTCGTGCTCGCGCAAGGGGAAATGATCGAGCTCGGCGATCTGCCGCAAATTGGTGCGCCCGCCTCCGCCGGGGCGGGCGGGGTGAGCGCGTCGCTGGCAGCGTTGGCGGCGCTGCCGGAGCACGGTGGCTCGCGGGAATCGGCGGAGTGGCGGAGCGGTGGGGAGGACACCCCGGTGTCGTCGGTGGGCGGGGTGGATCTGTTTGCCCTTCCGTATGCGGAGGCCAAGCGGCGGGCCATGCAGGCGTTCGACGAGGGGTATGTCCGCGAGGTCCTCGACAGGTCCGGGGGAAACCTGTCGGCGGCCGCCCGCCATGCTGGGCTCGATCGGTCGAACTTCCGGCGCATCGTCAAACGGCGCATCCCGTTGAAGAAGGCTCCTTTGTGA
- the mutY gene encoding A/G-specific adenine glycosylase produces the protein MTIRAHDEKDEHAGATAQPRRLQRALLQWYAKEKRDLPWRATKDPYAIWLSEVMLQQTRVDTVRPYYERFVATYPTVHALAEAPLERVLADWSGLGYYRRARMLHEGARQVVRDFDGKFPRAASELRGIVGIGPYTAGAVASIAFDTRAPLVDGNVARVLARIFGVEEDVRAGKGRARIWELAESIVPEVGAGDFNQALMELGATICSPQSPACGRCPVRGSCAGFASGEPERLPNMAPKAKPRPWPRAALVATRGEERLLLARRKRELVFGGLWEPPSLDVENVQDDPARLVALTGVKGPDPELAGQVTHILSHRKMTIAVYRTAVRVERAGLPHDHAEYDALEWVDRKAAMSRGMSTLARKVLRTCGIEVERR, from the coding sequence ATGACGATTCGAGCTCACGACGAGAAAGATGAGCACGCGGGGGCGACCGCGCAACCGCGGCGTCTGCAGCGCGCTCTTCTGCAGTGGTATGCGAAGGAAAAACGCGACCTTCCGTGGCGGGCGACCAAAGACCCGTACGCCATTTGGCTGAGCGAAGTGATGCTCCAGCAGACGCGCGTGGACACCGTGCGGCCCTACTACGAGCGGTTCGTGGCCACGTACCCCACGGTGCACGCGCTGGCCGAGGCGCCGCTGGAGCGCGTGCTCGCCGACTGGAGCGGCCTCGGTTACTACCGCCGCGCGCGCATGCTCCACGAGGGCGCGCGCCAGGTGGTGCGCGACTTCGACGGCAAGTTTCCGCGCGCCGCCTCGGAGCTTCGCGGCATCGTCGGCATCGGGCCCTACACGGCGGGCGCCGTCGCCAGCATCGCGTTCGACACGCGCGCGCCGCTGGTCGATGGCAATGTCGCGCGCGTGCTCGCGCGCATCTTCGGGGTCGAGGAGGACGTGCGCGCAGGGAAGGGGCGCGCGCGCATCTGGGAGCTCGCGGAGTCCATCGTGCCGGAGGTCGGCGCCGGCGATTTCAATCAGGCGCTGATGGAGCTGGGCGCGACCATTTGCTCGCCGCAGTCCCCCGCGTGCGGGCGCTGCCCGGTGCGCGGCTCGTGCGCGGGGTTCGCGAGCGGCGAGCCCGAACGATTGCCCAACATGGCGCCCAAGGCCAAGCCGCGCCCCTGGCCGCGCGCCGCGCTGGTGGCCACCCGGGGCGAGGAGCGCTTGCTGCTCGCGCGGCGCAAGCGCGAGCTCGTGTTCGGCGGGCTGTGGGAGCCGCCGTCGCTCGATGTCGAAAACGTGCAGGACGACCCCGCGCGGCTCGTGGCGCTCACCGGGGTGAAGGGGCCGGACCCGGAGCTCGCGGGGCAGGTCACGCACATTCTCTCGCACCGGAAGATGACCATCGCCGTCTATCGCACCGCCGTCCGTGTGGAACGCGCTGGACTTCCGCACGACCACGCCGAGTACGACGCGCTGGAGTGGGTCGACCGAAAGGCCGCAATGTCCCGGGGAATGAGCACCCTCGCACGAAAAGTGCTGCGGACATGCGGTATCGAAGTCGAAAGGCGCTAG
- a CDS encoding 2-oxo acid dehydrogenase subunit E2 has translation MARWEFKLPDIGEGVTEGEIVSWLISPGEPVKEDQPMVEVMTDKATVTIASPRAGTVLELRGKVGDIAAVHAVLVVLDVSDGRDAHDVKAAPSGPASASASHANGSSNGNGAGAEPRTPARHDDGPAATAVGDIRETLPGIRSDVKPAAASGASAGGSAPAAGGSAAGATETYFNAKPLATPATRKAARELGIDLKRVPPTGPQGRVTRDDVRSYADQGAPAVEPAGKPAQPATPPSAAPSASAPAAAADVPAVARPAGLTREPVRITPPAGPAAALEERVPFAGMRRRIATKMSAAKTTAAHFTFVEECDVTALKALRARLKPSADAQGVKLSFLPFITKAVIAALRKHPILNSALDETTNELVYRKYFNIGIASSTDAGLIVPVVKNADRKSLLEIAREIDRLATDAKEGKSKVEDLSGSTFTITSLGAQGGLFATPILNFPEVGILGVHQIKQKPVVRDGQIVIGEVMLLSLSFDHRIVDGHVGAAFAYDVIGFLENPDRLFLEMA, from the coding sequence ATGGCTCGCTGGGAATTCAAACTGCCCGACATCGGCGAAGGTGTGACCGAAGGTGAAATCGTTAGCTGGCTCATTTCACCCGGTGAACCGGTCAAAGAAGACCAGCCGATGGTCGAGGTGATGACCGACAAGGCCACGGTCACCATCGCCTCGCCGCGCGCCGGCACCGTGCTCGAGCTGCGCGGCAAGGTCGGCGATATCGCCGCCGTGCACGCCGTGCTCGTCGTGCTCGACGTGAGCGACGGGAGGGACGCGCACGACGTCAAAGCCGCCCCCAGCGGACCCGCATCCGCATCCGCATCGCACGCGAACGGCTCGAGCAACGGCAACGGGGCCGGCGCCGAGCCCCGCACCCCCGCGCGCCACGACGATGGCCCGGCCGCCACCGCGGTGGGCGACATCCGCGAGACGCTCCCGGGCATCCGCTCCGACGTCAAGCCGGCCGCCGCGAGCGGCGCATCGGCAGGCGGTAGCGCACCGGCCGCAGGTGGTTCGGCCGCGGGCGCCACCGAGACGTACTTCAATGCCAAGCCCCTGGCGACCCCCGCCACCCGCAAAGCCGCGCGCGAGCTCGGCATCGACTTGAAGCGCGTTCCGCCCACCGGCCCCCAAGGCCGCGTGACGCGCGACGACGTGCGCTCGTACGCGGACCAAGGCGCCCCCGCCGTGGAGCCCGCCGGAAAGCCGGCGCAGCCTGCAACGCCCCCATCCGCCGCCCCGTCCGCCTCGGCACCTGCCGCGGCCGCCGATGTGCCCGCGGTGGCGCGTCCGGCCGGGCTCACGCGCGAGCCCGTGCGCATCACCCCGCCTGCAGGCCCCGCAGCCGCCCTCGAGGAGCGCGTTCCCTTCGCCGGCATGCGGCGGCGCATCGCCACCAAGATGTCCGCGGCAAAGACCACCGCGGCGCACTTTACGTTCGTCGAAGAGTGCGACGTCACGGCGCTCAAGGCCTTGCGCGCGCGGCTGAAGCCCTCGGCGGACGCCCAAGGCGTGAAGCTCAGCTTCCTCCCGTTCATCACCAAGGCGGTCATTGCCGCGCTTCGCAAGCACCCGATCCTCAACTCGGCGCTCGACGAGACCACCAACGAGCTCGTCTACCGTAAGTACTTCAATATCGGCATCGCCTCGTCCACCGACGCAGGGCTCATCGTTCCCGTGGTGAAGAACGCCGACCGCAAGAGCCTCCTCGAGATCGCGCGCGAGATCGACCGCCTGGCGACCGACGCAAAGGAAGGGAAATCCAAGGTGGAGGACTTGAGCGGCTCCACCTTTACCATCACGTCCTTGGGCGCGCAGGGCGGGCTCTTTGCCACGCCCATCCTCAACTTCCCCGAGGTGGGCATCCTGGGCGTGCACCAAATCAAGCAGAAGCCCGTGGTGCGCGATGGGCAGATCGTCATTGGTGAGGTGATGCTGCTCTCGCTCTCCTTCGATCACCGCATCGTCGACGGCCATGTGGGGGCGGCGTTCGCGTACGATGTCATCGGATTTTTGGAGAATCCGGATCGTCTGTTTCTGGAGATGGCGTAA
- a CDS encoding alpha-ketoacid dehydrogenase subunit beta, which yields MATQNMVQAINDGLRHEMRRDSRVVVLGEDVGKVGGVFRVTQGLYDEFGDERVIDTPLSEGGIIGCAIGMALYGLVPIPEIQFSDFIFPAYDQIVSELAKMRYRSGGEYSAKLVIRTPVGGGIRGGLYHSQSPEALFIHVAGLKVVCPSTPEDAKGLLLASVRDPDPVLFFEPKRIYRAAKGEVPEGEHVVELGKARIVRPGEHVTVIAWGAMVYEAIAAADEAEKQGVSCEILDLRTLWPVDIDAIVASVKKTGRVIIVHEAPKTCGFGAELVALVNEKAFLHLEAPPVRVTGFDTPFPYTLENDYLPLAHRILPAVLATAKY from the coding sequence ATGGCGACTCAGAACATGGTGCAGGCCATCAACGACGGACTGCGTCACGAGATGCGACGCGATTCGCGGGTGGTCGTGCTCGGTGAGGACGTCGGCAAGGTCGGGGGCGTGTTCCGGGTCACCCAAGGCCTCTACGACGAGTTTGGCGACGAGCGCGTCATCGACACACCGCTGTCGGAGGGAGGCATCATCGGGTGCGCCATTGGCATGGCGCTGTACGGGTTGGTCCCCATCCCCGAGATCCAGTTCTCGGACTTCATTTTCCCGGCCTACGACCAGATCGTGAGCGAGCTGGCCAAGATGCGCTATCGCTCGGGCGGCGAGTACTCGGCCAAGCTCGTGATCCGCACCCCGGTGGGCGGCGGCATCCGCGGCGGCTTGTACCACTCGCAGTCGCCCGAGGCGCTCTTCATTCACGTGGCGGGCCTCAAGGTCGTGTGCCCCTCCACCCCCGAGGACGCCAAAGGCCTCTTGCTCGCCTCCGTGCGCGATCCCGATCCGGTCCTCTTCTTCGAGCCCAAACGCATTTACCGCGCGGCCAAGGGCGAGGTCCCCGAGGGCGAGCACGTGGTGGAGCTCGGGAAGGCGCGCATCGTTCGCCCGGGCGAGCACGTCACCGTCATCGCGTGGGGCGCGATGGTCTACGAGGCGATCGCGGCCGCGGACGAGGCTGAAAAGCAGGGAGTCTCGTGTGAGATCCTCGACCTGCGCACGCTCTGGCCCGTCGACATCGACGCCATCGTGGCCAGCGTGAAGAAGACCGGGCGCGTGATCATCGTGCACGAGGCGCCGAAGACCTGTGGATTCGGCGCGGAGCTCGTTGCGCTCGTCAACGAGAAAGCTTTTCTTCACTTGGAGGCGCCGCCGGTTCGCGTGACCGGCTTCGACACGCCGTTTCCTTACACGCTCGAAAACGACTATCTGCCTCTTGCCCATCGTATTTTGCCCGCCGTCCTCGCGACGGCGAAATACTAG
- a CDS encoding Uma2 family endonuclease translates to MANAVTPSYVTLEAFWEAEETSESRHEWLDGVVYDMSRGTIEHARLIGSIVRILGNALLDECSVYSSEVMLYIAETKLATYADATVVCGPLATYRVAKLGEAITNPTLLVEVLSDRTEGYDRGEKFAYYMRISSLKEYVLVSQYERRIEVFRRPQRGRWIHEVAQAGQSLTLHGHAIEVDAVYAKPVR, encoded by the coding sequence ATGGCGAATGCCGTAACGCCCTCCTATGTCACCTTGGAAGCCTTCTGGGAGGCCGAGGAGACGAGCGAATCGAGGCACGAGTGGCTCGATGGGGTCGTGTACGACATGTCCCGCGGGACGATCGAGCATGCGCGCCTCATCGGGTCGATCGTTCGGATCTTGGGAAACGCCCTGCTGGATGAGTGCTCCGTCTATTCATCCGAGGTGATGCTCTACATCGCCGAAACGAAGCTCGCGACGTACGCGGACGCGACGGTCGTGTGCGGTCCTTTGGCGACCTATCGCGTGGCGAAGCTCGGCGAAGCGATCACGAACCCGACGCTGCTCGTCGAGGTCCTCTCGGACCGCACGGAAGGCTACGACCGCGGTGAGAAATTTGCTTATTACATGCGAATTTCGTCCTTGAAGGAGTACGTCCTCGTTTCGCAGTACGAGCGTCGCATCGAGGTGTTTCGGCGGCCGCAGCGCGGGCGCTGGATCCATGAAGTCGCGCAAGCGGGGCAATCGCTGACGCTGCACGGCCACGCCATCGAGGTGGACGCGGTTTACGCGAAGCCCGTGCGCTAG
- a CDS encoding NAD(P)(+) transhydrogenase (Re/Si-specific) subunit beta, whose translation MTPLLSLAYLVASVLFILCLRGLSSPESARRGIVLGELGMFIAVVATLLHKEIISYTWIIAGICLGSAIGTAISLRIPMTKMPERIALSHCFGGLATALVGVSEYIHTEGHVSRLTTGALGFETFFGFLTFTGSIMAFGKLQGIITGAPVTYKGQNVLNIGLFVASLGMLVYQVIEPAQPNLFYATSGIGFALGVLAVLPIGGADMPVVISLLNSYAGLAASATGFAIGSNILIISGALDGSSGLLLSILMSKAMNRSFTNVLFGAFGTAIEPTAAPTGGAVAFNEATIDDAAGVLRAAQNVIVVPGYGMAVSQAQHAVRDLAASLQKRGVEVKYAIHPVAGRMPGHMNVLLAEANVPYDELYDLDNINDDFPRTDAVIVVGANDVVNPAAKKDPASPIYGMPVFNVEQSRSIIVLKRSMNPGFSGVENELFFLPNTMMVLGDAKKTLLGFVAALKEGHH comes from the coding sequence ATGACCCCGCTCCTCAGCCTGGCGTACCTGGTTGCGTCGGTCCTGTTCATTTTATGCCTTCGCGGCCTGAGCTCCCCCGAGTCGGCGCGCCGGGGCATCGTCCTCGGCGAGCTGGGGATGTTCATCGCGGTGGTGGCCACGCTCCTTCACAAGGAGATCATCAGCTACACGTGGATCATCGCCGGCATCTGCCTGGGCTCGGCCATCGGCACCGCGATTTCGCTTCGCATCCCGATGACCAAGATGCCCGAGCGTATTGCGCTCTCGCACTGCTTCGGCGGTCTGGCCACGGCGCTCGTCGGTGTCTCCGAGTACATCCACACCGAGGGCCACGTGTCGCGCCTGACCACCGGCGCGCTCGGCTTCGAGACGTTCTTCGGCTTTCTGACGTTCACCGGAAGCATCATGGCGTTCGGGAAGCTGCAGGGCATCATCACGGGGGCGCCCGTCACCTACAAAGGCCAGAACGTCCTCAACATCGGGCTCTTCGTGGCCTCGTTGGGGATGCTCGTCTACCAAGTCATCGAGCCCGCGCAGCCAAACCTGTTCTACGCGACCAGCGGCATCGGCTTTGCGCTGGGCGTTCTGGCGGTCCTGCCGATCGGCGGCGCCGACATGCCGGTGGTCATCTCGCTGCTCAACTCGTACGCGGGCCTCGCGGCCTCCGCCACGGGTTTTGCGATCGGGAGCAACATCCTGATCATCTCGGGTGCGCTCGACGGATCGTCCGGTCTTTTGCTCTCGATCCTGATGAGCAAAGCGATGAACCGTTCCTTCACGAACGTGCTGTTCGGCGCGTTCGGCACGGCCATCGAGCCGACGGCGGCGCCCACCGGCGGTGCGGTTGCGTTCAACGAGGCCACCATCGACGACGCGGCGGGGGTGCTGCGTGCGGCGCAGAACGTGATCGTCGTGCCCGGTTACGGCATGGCGGTGTCGCAGGCGCAGCACGCGGTGCGGGATCTGGCGGCGTCGCTGCAAAAGCGTGGGGTGGAAGTGAAGTATGCGATTCACCCCGTCGCGGGGCGCATGCCGGGGCACATGAACGTGCTGCTGGCCGAGGCGAACGTGCCGTACGACGAGCTTTACGACTTGGACAACATCAACGACGATTTTCCGCGCACCGATGCGGTGATCGTGGTGGGCGCCAACGACGTCGTCAATCCGGCGGCCAAGAAGGATCCGGCGAGCCCGATTTACGGGATGCCCGTCTTCAATGTGGAGCAATCGCGTTCGATCATCGTGCTCAAGCGGAGCATGAATCCGGGCTTCTCCGGGGTGGAGAATGAGCTCTTCTTCCTGCCCAATACGATGATGGTGCTGGGGGACGCGAAGAAGACGCTGCTTGGGTTCGTGGCGGCGCTCAAGGAAGGGCATCACTAG
- a CDS encoding NAD(P) transhydrogenase subunit alpha, whose protein sequence is MSSELIFGLYIFVLATFVGYQVISRVPPLLHTPLMSGTNAISGISLVGSLVAAGSEHNQISTILGFIAVTAASINVVGGFMITDRMLRMFKRRGPAEKGADKS, encoded by the coding sequence ATGTCGAGCGAGCTCATTTTCGGCCTGTACATCTTCGTGCTGGCCACCTTCGTCGGCTATCAAGTGATCTCGCGTGTGCCGCCGCTCCTGCACACGCCGCTCATGTCGGGCACCAACGCCATCAGCGGCATCTCGCTGGTGGGCTCGTTGGTGGCGGCCGGCTCCGAGCACAACCAAATAAGCACCATTTTGGGCTTTATCGCGGTGACCGCGGCGAGCATCAACGTGGTCGGCGGCTTCATGATCACCGACCGCATGCTGCGCATGTTCAAGCGCCGCGGGCCCGCGGAGAAAGGGGCGGACAAGTCATGA